The following proteins are co-located in the Apium graveolens cultivar Ventura chromosome 5, ASM990537v1, whole genome shotgun sequence genome:
- the LOC141724741 gene encoding pyruvate dehydrogenase (acetyl-transferring) kinase, mitochondrial-like → MATKKLYESFSKTLIDEAHKWGCMKQTGVSLRYMMEFGSRPTDRNLLISAQFLQKELPIRIARRAIELETLPYGLSDKPAVIKVRDWYLDSFKDFRSFPEIKDKNDELEFTNMIKMIKVRHNNVVPTLALGVQQLKKSLDPKIEYEGLDEIHQFLDRFYMSRIGIRMLIGQHVELHNPNPPPDVVGYIHTKMSPLEVVRGASEDARSICLREYGSAPDFSIYGDPNFTFPYVPTHLHMMVFELVKNSLRAVQERFMDSDKIAPPVRIIVADGSEDVTIKVSDEGGGIARSGLPKIFTYLYSTARDPLCEQPDLDTANMATMAGYGYGLPISRLYARYFGGDLQIISMEGYGTDAYLHLSRLGDSQEPLP, encoded by the exons ATGGCGACCAAGAAGCTGTACGAATCATTCTCAAAGACCCTAATCGATGAAGCCCACAAATGGGGTTGTATGAAACAAACAGGGGTCAGTTTGCGTTACATGATGGAGTTTGGTTCGAGACCCACTGATCGAAACTTGCTAATTTCCGCCCAGTTTCTTCAGAAAGAATTGCCTATTAGAATTGCGAGAAGAGCTATTGAGCTCGAGACTCTCCCTTATGGCCTTTCCGATAAACCTGCTGTCATTAAG GTCCGTGATTGGTATTTGGATTCCTTCAAGGATTTTAGATCGTTTCCTGAAATCAAGGACAAAAATGATGAGCTGGAGTTCACAAATatgataaaaatgataaaggTGAGACACAATAATGTTGTCCCGACGCTGGCCCTAGGGGTGCAGCAGCTGAAGAAATCTCTGGATCCAAAAATCGAATATGAGGGTCTTGACGAAATTCACCAGTTTCTAGATCGTTTTTATATGTCCAGGATAGGGATCCGTATGCTTATTG GTCAACACGTTGAACTGCACAATCCCAATCCTCCTCCTGATGTTGTAGGTTATATTCATACAAAAATGTCTCCACTGGAGGTAGTAAGAGGTGCCAGTGAGGATGCTCGCAGCATTTGTCTAAGAGAATATGGCAGTGCACCTGATTTCAGCATCTATGGAGATCCTAACTTTACTTTCCC GTATGTTCCGACACACTTGCATATGATGGTTTTTGAGTTGGTCAAGAACTCACTGCGAGCTGTTCAAGAGAGATTTATGGACTCAGATAAAATTGCACCTCCTGTTCGAATAATCGTTGCTGATGGATCAGAAGATGTTACCATTAAG GTATCTGATGAAGGAGGTGGAATAGCAAGAAGTGGTCTTCCGAAAATTTTTACATATCTCTACAGCACTGCAAGAGACCCGCTCTGTGAGCAGCCAGATCTAGATACTGCTAATATGGCCACAATGGCTGGTTATGGGTATGGGCTTCCTATTAGTCGTTTGTACGCCCGATATTTTGGCGGGGATCTGCAAATTATCTCTATGGAAGGATATG GGACAGATGCTTATCTTCATTTGTCTCGTCTTGGAGATTCTCAGGAACCCTTACCATAG
- the LOC141724742 gene encoding uncharacterized protein LOC141724742, whose translation MASHRSSGIVDPGWEHGVAQDERKKKVRCNYCGKVVSGGIYRLKQHLARVSGEVTYCDKAPEEVYLKMRDNLEGCRFSKRARKNEYDEQAYLTFPSNDEAEEEEHAGYRNKGKQLVGDNGLVINLPPLRSLGYVDPGWEHGVPQDERKKKVKCNYCEKIVSGGINRFKQHLARIPGEVAPCKSAPEEVFFKIKENMKWHRSGKRQRRTDSKEVSAIYMHSDNEEEDDEQEVTAVHSLSNGIPLHEDSRLGRDSRRMLRGTSSIMEAEPWLRRPHFETIVSKSPTSDTPLNSQQGKFGTCKRFRKEVNSAICKFFYHAGIPSQAANSPYFHKMLKLVGQYGEGLVGPSANVISGRFLQDEISVIKSYLEECKISWTVTGCSILADSWTDSRGRMLINILVSCPHGMYFVRSVDATDEFEDAMYLFKLLDKVVEEMGEENIVQVITDNTPSYQAAGKMLEEKRKNLFWTPCLGYCIERMLDDFMKIKWVGECMEKSQSITKFIYNRIWLLNLMKSEYTGGKELLLPSVTRCASSFSTLQNLLDHRIGLKRLFQSNKWLSSRWSQMEEGKEVERVVLNPTFWKKMLFVRKSVDPIMEVLQKITSDDSLSMPFIYNDMCRAKLCIKSNHNDNVRKYGPFWSVIDKNWNSLYHHPLYLAAYFLNPSYRYRPDFVQHPEVVRGLNACIVRLEPDSGKRISASMQISDFGSAKADFGTDLAIGTRAELNPAAWWQQHGINCVELQRIAVRILSQTCSSFGCEHNWSIYDQIISQSHNRVARKKLNDFIYVHYNLRLRERQIRKTSNDLISIDSVLQEYLLYDWIVDTEKPILQEDEVIPRNEMEQVDPYENEVEYEDGHVEARKGCMQLVTLADVQPLDVNPANNFSTATDDDDYEDDDNNINFLDDNMSNSEH comes from the exons ATGGCATCACATCGTTCCTCTGGAATTGTTGACCCTGGATGGGAGCATGGTGTTGCTCAGGATGAGAGAAAAAAGAAGGTTAGATGCAATTATTGCGGAAAGGTAGTTAGTGGTGGAATTTACAGATTGAAGCAACATTTAGCACGAGTTTCTGGAGAAGTAACATACTGTGATAAAGCGCCGGAGGAGGTGTACTTGAAAATGAGAGATAATCTAGAAGGATGTAGATTTAGTAAAAGAGCAAGGAAAAATGAATATGATGAGCAAGCATACCTAACTTTTCCCTCTAATGATGAAGCGGAGGAAGAAGAGCATGCTGGATATAGGAATAAAGGAAAGCAATTGGTAGGGGACAATGGATTGGTGATAAATTTACCCCCTCTTCGTTCATTAGGATATGTTGACCCTGGTTGGGAACATGGTGTTCCACAGGATGAAAGGAAGAAAAAGGTCAAATGTAACTATTGTGAGAAAATTGTAAGTGGTGGTATTAATCGTTTTAAGCAGCATCTAGCTAGAATACCGGGAGAAGTTGCACCTTGTAAAAGTGCTCCAGAGGaagtattttttaaaataaaagaaaatatgaAATGGCATCGTTCAGGAAAGAGGCAGAGAAGAACGGATTCGAAGGAGGTATCAGCAATCTATATGCACTCGGATAATGAAGAGGAAGATGATGAGCAAGAAGTGACTGCTGTACACTCTCTGAGCAATGGCATACCATTacatgaagattcaagattagGAAGAGACTCAAGAAGGATGCTAAGAGGCACATCTTCAATAATGGAGGCTGAACCATGGTTAAGAAGACCACATTTTGAAACTATAGTTTCGAAGTCTCCAACAAGCGATACACCTCTAAATTCCCAACAAGGAAAATTTGGTACCTGCAAAAGATTCCGTAAGGAAGTTAACTCCGCAATTTGCAAATTCTTTTACCATGCAGGAATTCCTTCCCAGGCAGCAAATTCCCCTTATTTTCATAAGATGCTCAAGTTGGTTGGTCAATATGGAGAAGGTTTGGTTGGTCCTTCAGCCAATGTAATATCAGGTCGATTTCTACAAGATGAGATTTCAGTCATAAAAAGTTACCTTGAGGAGTGCAAAATTTCGTGGACAGTTACTGGATGCTCTATCTTGGCAGATAGTTGGACGGATTCGCGCGGAAGAATGTTGATTAATATCTTGGTTTCCTGCCCCCATGGTATGTACTTTGTACGTTCAGTTGATGCCACTGATGAGTTTGAAGATGCTATGTACTTATTTAAGTTGCTTGACAAGGTGGTAGAAGAGATGGGCGAAGAAAATATAGTGCAG GTAATCACTGATAATACACCAAGTTATCAGGCTGCTGGAAAAATGCttgaagagaaaagaaaaaaCTTATTTTGGACTCCCTGTCTTGGCTATTGCATTGAACGGATGCTTGACGATTTTATGAAGATTAAATGGGTTGGAGAGTGCATGGAAAAAAGTCAAAGTATTACGAAGTTCATTTACAACCGTATCTGGCTGTTAAATCTTATGAAGAGTGAGTACACCGGCGGAAAAGAACTTTTGCTACCCTCAGTTACCCGATGTGCATCAAGTTTTTCTACTTTGCAGAATCTTTTGGATCATAGAATTGGCCTCAAACGATTATTTCAGTCAAATAAATGGCTTTCCTCTCGATGGTCGCAAATGGAAGAGGGTAAAGAGGTAGAGAGGGTTGTACTGAACCCTACTTTTTGGAAGAAGATGTTGTTTGTCAGGAAATCTGTGGACCCTATCATGGAAGTTCTTCAAAAGATTACTAGTGATGATAGCCTTTCTATGCCATTTATCTATAATGATATGTGCAGAGCTAAGCTTTGTATTAAAAGTAATCATAACGATAATGTACGCAAGTATGGACCCTTCTGGAGTGTTATAGACAAAAACTGGAATTCACTATACCACCATCCTTTGTATTTGGCTGCTTACTTCCTCAATCCATCGTACAGATATCGTCCTGATTTTGTTCAG CACCCAGAGGTTGTTCGTGGACTTAATGCATGCATTGTTCGACTGGAGCCAGACAGTGGAAAAAGAATTTCTGCATCCATGCAG ATTTCTGATTTTGGTTCTGCAAAAGCTGATTTTGGAACTGACTTGGCTATTGGTACCAGAGCGGAGCTTAATCCAG CTGCATGGTGGCAACAGCATGGCATAAACTGTGTCGAGTTGCAAAGAATTGCAGTTCGTATATTGAGCCAAACATGCTCGTCATTTGGGTGTGAGCACAACTGGAGTATATATGATCAGATCATTAGCCAAAGTCACAACCGCGTGGCACGGAAAAAACTAAATGATTTCATTTACGTTCATTACAATCTGCGACTCAGGGAACGCCAAATAAGGAAGACTTCTAATGACTTGATATCCATTGACAGTGTTTTACAAGAATATTTACTTTATGACTGGATTGTGGATACAGAGAAACCAATACTGCAAGAAGATGAG GTTATCCCtagaaatgaaatggaacaagttGATCCATATGAAAATGAGGTGGAGTATGAAGATGGACATGTTGAGGCCAGGAAAGGATGCATGCAACTGGTAACTTTGGCTGATGTACAGCCCTTGGATGTCAATCCTGCTAATAATTTCAGTACTGCCACAGATGATGACGACTATGAGGATGATGATAATAATATCAATTTTCTTGATGACAATATGAGTAACAGTGAGCACTAG